Sequence from the Esox lucius isolate fEsoLuc1 chromosome 6, fEsoLuc1.pri, whole genome shotgun sequence genome:
TTCCACAGCGTTTGAATTTACGTGATCGAGGCGTACTGCGCAGGATTGTGGCCGTCAGTCGCGGGATAATCGAGTGACATGTGTTTGCACTGCACCGAAACTTGACAGATTTCCGATCGAATTTTCTTCACATTTGCAAAACTCCTCGGGGGCTCTATTAAAAATGTGAACTCTGGAATGAATCTCCTCAGAAGGTGGCGTCTTGAGCTATCAATATCTGCACGTTTACACAGCAAAATAATCAGGTTACGAGTGTTCTTCAATGTGTCTCGGAAAATAGCTCAATGTGAACAAGCCCTTAGAGCCTATTTAGACCATTGTCATGacaacaatttcatttaaatgacatttacataatatgtaaatacaattttctattCACACTAGCAACCAGAAACTCTAGCTGCGCCGTGAGGCTCACGCTGGACTGGGCTCATGACAGTAGAACAGAAGACAGaacaagggagggagaggaggaggagggagaggaggaggaggaggggtacAGCTGAGTGGGAGGTGTAAATGATAGAGTGATAGTCtgctgccactctgagaggaaTCAATAGAGCTCTTCAGTCTCTAGGTGCACTCCTTCTGATAAAGCCACTCTGTGCTCCACGCCGTTGCCATCCCCACCTTGCCGCTGCGCTCAGGagacggagacacacacacacacacacacacacacacacactatgccCAGGTGTTTCATTGTCTGTCTGCCGATCTGATCTTTCCAGTGTACAGTCACACCTCGTAGGGAGGGCGCCTCCATCTGGTATGTTCCGTGTTGTCTGAATCATTTTACGTAATGTGAAGCAGACATTGATATTCACATGAGCACCACGGTGCCTTGTTCTCCCAGCTTTAGAAGAGCAGGCCACCTAGAGTTTCACTACAGGACCGCTGTGGGCCTTTGGAGTGGTCGTTTTGTGTTCCCATAGTTGCTCCGCGTGCCCCTTTATCCGTGGTGTGGGGACTTGAGGCGGGTGGGGGGGTGGCGGAGGAGGGGGTGGGATGGTGGCGACGGAGGAGCAGGGTTGAGGTGGTGACAGAGCGGGGGGAGGGTTGTTTGGcatgcttttctttctttttttttcccaaTCCTATTTTTATTGTACTTCAAATAATAATCACTGTGCATTTTCCTCTGGTGCCcgtttgaataaaaatattaattatgaAAGTATGATAACATTCTAATATCAAACATTGTTTCGGTGACTCTCCCAGGGCGTTCGGGTCAGGCCGTGGCAGTGCGGGCCAAGGTGTTTGGCTTCAACGTCATCTTCTACGACCCGTACCTGCAGGACGGCCTGGAGCGTTCCCTGGGGGTCCAGCGGGTTTACACCCTCCAGGACCTTCTCTACCAGTCCGACTGTGTCTCTCTGCACTGCAACCTGAACGAACACAACCACCACCTAATCAACGACTTCACCATCAAACAGGTACAAACTGACAAACACAATCACCTAATCAACGACTTCACCATCAAACAGGTACAACCTGACAAACACAACCACCTAATCAACAGATTTTACCACACAGCCTAATGCAGCCTAACAGGAACATGGGGGTTCATTGTTTTTCTTGACTACATAAAGTATTGAATTGACCTGGATGTGGACTACATGTAACTACATCCAATGATTGGTGAGCAGGATAATGGCATTTGAGAGGGTAGTGTATTATATACATTAATTCAAAAGTTCCAGCATGTACATCTATCAAGATGCAGAGTTTTGTTTCCAGTGTGGTGGGGTTTGGAGGTGTTAGAGTGGTGAGTTTACCACACAGGTCTACATAATAAAGGAGATtacattgcttttcttttgccccccccccccccccccccccaaacgtCTGTCCTGGAATAGTCCGTACATGAAAGAGGAGCTTGAAcattaatatatacacacacacacacacacacacctactaaAGAGCATTACAGTAAAATGGATCAGAGTTACTTCGTCACCAGAGGTGCATTCGCCTGTTGTCTCTGGACGAAGTAGCGCGCGATAACCAGCAGTCGGCTGTGATTCGGGACTCAGCCGATGAGAAAGGACTAGCTGTCGGATTCTGCCTCGATACGCCCACAGACACAGTGGCTACATCATCCCCAGCGTTTTTCGTCTTAAGCTTACCAAAGCTGGAAACAAATTCTTTCCTCTGCTCTGTCAGATACAATTAGTGCCAGCCCACGGCAACTGCAAATGTATCTTCTGGGCCCTCCTGGCTTCAAAGTGGGGGGTGGAAAGACAGCAAGGGAACATGGTTCAGCTGTGTAAATACTACACAATACTACAGGCCCCTGTCTAGCCTGCCACCTGgtggaaaatatgaaaaattcACTGATGTGTTTACTCTGCCACCTGGTGGAGAAGATgagaattacatttatttaatctgCCACCTCTTTGATTTAAATCAATTACAATTTATATTATAATGAATGGTTTTGGACTAACTATGTTTTTTGTCCCGGGACACTGTGGGATCTGTTGGTTTGGCAAAAGAGCAACAAAACCACCAGATTGAATTTGGGATGTCAAGTTTTATGTTTCTTTTATGGTAGTGGAAGGCTTGTGTTGCCTTGTTTTTCAGATGTTTCACATCCCTGCTGGTTACCTGTTGTGATGATGTTAAGGCTGAGGTAGGCGTGGTTTTTTGGTCGCTCCAGGGAAACAGTGTCTCTGTAGAATGTATGTTTGTGGTTCTGGCTTCTGGACCTTGTTTGGAAAATCAATATTGTCTTCTTACCAAAATTCACAGTCCGGGCCCGGGGTCAGAAGATTCATGTGTTGCCTCAGGGCCCTCTCTGGTTGAAGCCTAAACGATCTGCAAACAGTAGACAGATGAATTCTGAGTCCAGTACCTTAGAATGAGGTTGGAGGCAGCAGACTTCTCCAGTGCCCTGGCTGCTCCATCAACATCACGGGTCTTTGGGTTTTAGACTGTCATTTATGATTGGAGGATCCGTCAGGTTTTGGTAGTCTTTGATAGCTGAttatctctgtccttctctctcttttctctctgcctctgtctttctttctgctcTCAGATGTGAAGTGTTGTCTGAGCAGAAGGTTGGCATATAGAAAGGAGGCACTTAACCTAGTTCTGAACTCCTCTCCTTCTGTTTGGTTGGCTCTCGGCTGCCATCTCCTACTCTTAACATAAATGAAAAAGTCCAAAtgttctcctcttttctctgtctagGTTTGGCAAGCTGCAGCCCTGAGCTTTTAAGAAAAGCTttcttttgtgtgtgagtgcatgtcttttttttttttgtgtgagtgtgtgttactGAAGCACAGACCAAATATGGCTGAAAGTGAGAGGGCTTTTCATGCCCTGGATTTTAGCTTTTGTCAAGATTAAGAGATTACAGTTTCTTCTAAGCATTCATTTGAAtaaacttttgttttgtttcatgctaccagttttttttttttttttttttttttaaaccagatGCCTTATACAGATGCTGTATCAACCATAATCTTTTGTTCATAAATTGTGCACTATAAAGGGATTAGGCTGCCATTTTGGACGGACCCATTATGTACAGTGAATTCTGCCAAGTCCAGATGGATCAGAAACTGAGGATCACTACTGACAGTCGGGTAGAAGGTGGCACTGACCGTGCAACCCTGTTCTAGaacactttttttccctcaGCTGTAGATGTGACGTCTCTATGGGAACAGACTTGGGTGTGTCATGTGGGGCGGTCTCCCAGCTGCTCtggcaacaaaaacattttcagcttcTCATCTCATCAGAACCAAGATGCTTACAAGCAGGGACAGAGATATGTTCAGGACTAACTACATATTAGTGTTTCTGATCAACTGAAAGCCGTTCCCCCTCTTAGTCTCTCTCTATAGAAAACCATAGATATTAGGGCCTCCCAAGAGGCCTGGCGCTCTAAGACACTGTGTCGCTGCAACCCGGGTTGTAATCCTTATTGTGACATGCCTAAGACCCCGGGAGTCCCCAGCAGAGGGTGGTACGGACTGGCAGAGCACCATGCTAAATTGTGGTGGTTTAGCTGGAGACACCCTCTCCTTCAAGCACGTTACTTCTGGTAAACTTCGTTGTTGAGCGAGCCGCGTAATCAGAAGAGACAGGGCCTGGCGGAGTGTGAACCAGAGGACACACATCACAATATTTGATTCTTCTGAGACTGCTGGGACGAGGCAAGGCCACAGTCATGAATTCAACACCCAAAAAAACTGGCAAGGGAGAAAAAGCAGAATGAAGGACTGATCTACCTGTATCTCACTGTACTTTACTCCCATTCTCTCCCCCCCATCGCTCTCTGTCCCCCACAGATGCGTCAGGGGGCGTTCCTGGTGAACGCGGCGCGGGGGGGGCTGGTGGATGAGAAGGCCCTGGCTCAGGCCCTGAAGGAGGGAAGGATACGTGGAGCAGCCCTGGACGTGCACGAGACAGAGCCGTTcaggtgaaacacacacacacacacacacacacacacaacatgagTCATACGGCTGCATAGGGGGCCAACAGAACAGATGAGCTGGTAACTATGGAAATGGGTGGTAACTGTGGAGATCGGAGGTTGATGGTAGCTGGATGGTAACCCACACAAACAGGTGAATCAGTTAGTCCAAAAGGAGGTGAATCAATTAGTCTGTAAGATGGGGGAATCATTGAGTTAATAAGTTGGTGAATTAGTTATTAAAGTGGTGTATCAGTTGGTAAATCAGGgtttaaagtaaaacattttgaacagcTTATAGGCTATGAAGGTGAAGTAACCTTTGcagtttgaaaaaaaagaatctgtccTCAATGAACTTCAGACTAAAGTCATGTGTGTGATCATGAACACTGTCGTCCCTGAAGAGTTGTCACACTCCAGGTGGACACGCCTGCACGACGGAGCAGTATGCGTGTCAATCATttgctctctcctccccctccccccgggGGCTGTAGTTTTGCTGCCGGCCCCCTGAAGGACGCCCCCAACCTGATCTGCACCCCACACACGGCGTGGTACAGTGAACAGGCCTCCCTGGAGATGAGAGAGGCAGCCGCCACAGAGATCAGGAGAGCCATCACTGGTATGCCCCGCCCCCATTTTGTCACATGTCATCTTCTGGCACGGTGTCTTGTTCCTGTTAACCCCTCCCCTCGTCCATGCAGGCCGTATTCCTGACAGCCTGAGGAACTGTGTGAACAAGGAGTTCTTTGTGACCAATGGACAGTGGGCCGTCATAGACCAGCAAGGTGTCCACCCGGAGCTGAACGGCGCCCCTTACAGGTACTGACGTAGAAGTACAGCAACAACTGAAACatctgctgcccccccccccccccccccccccagcatcTTATTTTATTGATCTTAGTTTGAAATTTGTAACTTTATTATTTTGATATTCCTGGATATAACTGTACTCTTCAATATGGCAGTCATGAAAAACAAATCAGTTATGGGCACCAAGAAATTCTGTTCAAGATACATTGTTGGTGGAAAACTAAGAGTAGACATGTTGATTTAACTAGTACGTAGGATCAGTTGAAGACTACAAGACTACAGTGCTACAGGTAGGCCAAGAACTAGACCTTTTCATTCGTTCACAAATAATGTTGTAATGGCACTGCGTCTGTGATTGGGCATCGTTTGCATCACTCAGCAATGACCAAGATATTAGCACATCCATTTGGCTTGGGCCATCACCCCCTTCCAATCAAAGTCCAACATGGAGGTCAACATCCGTTCTACTTCCTGTTTGCAATAAAGTTGTGAGGCCCAGACAGTAGGGATGGGCATGGAAAGCTGAATAATCGAATAACCGAAATTCATTTAGTATTTGAGTTCTTATTTGACGTGAATGAAATAAATAGAcctgaatataatttttataaatACTATTAAAATTCCAATCtcaattttttatatatgaCGATGTAccttgatatttaaaaaatgtcatgGTAAAAAAACCATATAACATGCGCTCCTTCACACGTTAAGATCGTCTATCAAATCGGTAGTTGTGTGGTtgggcccagtcagtcagaatgacgcAGTATATACAGCATAGCCTACTGTTAGCCAGTGGATGAAaactaattcaagggaagatTGAATATATTTAACCACAAAACGCTACGTAAAGCTAGGCTGTGGAATCTAAGGCGGTTGAGAGCGCAGAAAAcggtgagttaagcaaatagcaTATAGCTGGCCAGTTTAGCtaattgacagacggattggtgcagcttctgcagtaacgcggtcgatgtatcggtctgtcgtggtgaagaaagagctgagccgcaaggcgaagctctcgatttaccagtaaatctacgttcctactctcacctatggtcatgagctttgggtcatgaccgaaaggacaagatacaggaggccgaaatgagctttctccgcagggtggctgggcgatcccttagagatagggtgagaagctcggtcacccgggaggagctcagagtagagccgctgctcctccacatcgagaggggtcagctgaggtggcatgggcatctgtttcggatgcctccagaacgccttcctgggaaggtgttccggtcccgtcccaccgggaggagaccccggggaagacctaggacacgctggagggactatgtctcccggctggcctgggaatgcctcggtgtccccccggaagagctggaggaagtatctggggagagggaagtctgggcatccctgcttagactgctgcccccgcgacccgccCCCgtataagcggaagatgatggatggatggagtttAGCTAACGATCCTCTTTTTGAATCCTCCATCCAATAAACTCATTGTTATGTATTGATAAATATTGTCTTATGGTTCTGTAGCCGAGTTTTGCGTGTCTACCACTCTGGTTCCTCCACCCGTGGGCTCGCTCTTTTCTCCTAAGAACGGCCATTGAGCCAATGTTATATGAGAACTACACCCACTGCTTCGCGTGAAATGAGGTAGCGCTGATGTTTTATCGGTcgtttttaaaaacatacttttcgGTTAACTGAATACTATTTTAATAATAACATACGAATTGTATAGTAAAATCTTGTCCAATCGACATCCCTACTAGACAGACCTCTCAAACGCGGACAGCTGTGAAACGCGGACAGCTGTGAAACGCGGACAGCTGTGAAACGCGGACAGCTGTGAAACGCGGACAGCTGTGAAACGCAGACAGCAACGGATCCATGTTTGTTTATCATTTGGACGGGGGTGGCATCAAACACGTGGATTTAATACTTTCTTGGGTTTTGTTCTGCAAAACAAATGATGACAATACCATCACAACCATTGTAGGACAGGGTTGGATTTAAAACCTACATGAGGACAGATCTCCAGGAAccgggttggagttaaaacctacatgAGgacagatctccaggaacagggttggagttaaaacctacatgAGGACAGAtttccaggagcagggttggagttaaaacctgaATGAGGGTAGAGCTACAGGAGCAGGGTTATGGTTAAAACCTGAATGAGGGTAGAGCTACAGGAGCAGGGTTATGGTTAAAACCTGAATGAGGGTAGAGCTACAGGAGCAGGGTTATGGTTAAAACCTGAATGAGGGTAGATCTACAGGAGCAGGGTTATGGTTAAAACCTGAATGAGGGTAGAGCTACAGGAGCAGGGTTGGAACTTTTATCCGTCCCAGGCTGTTGATCTCAGCCTGTCCacctccttgtcctcctctcACAGCCAAGCCAACCAAACTCTGCACGCCCTAACGACTGGTGCCCCTcaagacaaaatgtaatacaatattCACTCAGGAACAGGTAACTATTCAGATGATGATGATCATCTGGGCAAACCCTTTTCTGCCTGGATGTATAGAACCATAGAAATAGATGAAATAGAACATGTCTGTGCATTTTATTCTGTAGGTtatctttctttcctctttcaCACCTGTGTGCTTTGATCGCCCTTCTAATTTAGAAATATACAATAGACACACCTCATATTTAGAACAGCCATGTCTTGCGCAAATATAGAAAAACATCAGTGTAGATTTACTGACCTAATCTGCCTTGCCACTCATGGCGGATTAGAACGCTGCAACCAGCTCACACTTTTGGTGTAACTTTGCCAGCTAGCAGAAGTTATTTTTCCAACCATCCTGTTAATCAGAAACGGACTGACGACTTAGTACTAGTACAGGTCTGTAAAACACAATCTGACCACAGGAGATGATCAGTAGTAGCACTACTAATCTGACCACAGGACATGTGTAATAATGTTAATACCAGTAATTATACTAGTCTCTGACTGACACATCCAATCTGGCCACAAGTGATTAGTAATAGTAGTATTAGTCTCTTACACAAGAAGTGTGTCATAGCAGTTGTAGTATTATTCTCTTACAGAGGAAGTGTGtcgtagtagtagtagtattagtctCTTACACAAGAAGTGTGtcgtagtagtagtagtattagtctCTTACACAAGAAGTGTGTCATAACAGTAGTAGTATTAGTCTCTTACACAGGAAGTGTgtcatagtagtagtagtattagtctCTTACACAGGAAGTGTGTCAtagcagtagtagtattagtCTCTTACACAGGAAGTGTGTcataacagtagtagtagtagtagtattagtctCTTACACAGGAAGTGTGTCATAGCAGTAGTTGTTGTTGGTGGTGTAGGTGTAGGTGTAGTGGTGTAGGTGTAGTGGTGTAGGTGTAGTGCCCATGACAAGATTCCTAGTACAGTTGTGTTCTGCGTTCACATGGTCATGGAGTCATGGTCATGGAGTCATGGTCATGGAGTCAGACCTCTGGAGGTCTTTACATTAAATGGATCCtacgtgtgtttctgtgtagagAGAGTTGACCATCAGTATtgtataattatattatatttacaaatatgtgtTTATAAACCGGTTGGTTTGAAAcctgaattctgattggctAATAGTGGTGGTATATGAAACCATATACCAGAGgtgtgacatcacatcacttttcaCTGCTCCAACTGCATTGGTAACCAGGTTATAAGAACAATAAGgcatgttgagtgtgtgtgcctttttgtttacacacacacacatatatattcatatagagtatctcacaaaagtgagtacacccctcacatttttgtaaatatttaattatatattttcatgtgacaacactgaagaaatgacactttgctacaatgtaaagtagtgagtgtacagcttgtataacagtgtacatttgctgtcccctcaaaataacacaacacacagccattaatatctaaaccgctggcaacaaaagtgagtacacatcTAAGGTCTCTAaaatccaccagctctgtgatgtcgtcatggaggattggaagaggactccagtggaaacctgtgaagctctggtgaactccatgcccaagaggatAAAGGCAATGCTGGAAAaaaatggtggccacacaaaatattgacacttttggcccaatttggacattttcaattaggggtgtactcacttttgttgccagcggtttagacattaatggctgtgtgttgagttattttgaggggacagcaaatgtacactgttatgcaagcagtacactcactactttacattgtagcaaagtgtcattgcttcagtgttgtcacatgaaaagatatgatcaagtatttacaaaaatgtgaggggtgtactcacttttgtgagatactgtacatatgtgtatatatacttcACTGAGTGCAGCTATGTTTGTAATAACTTCCCCTGTCATTCTTGGTATTCTGTGGGGAGGTGGGGCCCTATGAATCtctcctgtgtctgtgtgcatgtttgtgtccATCTACAGATTACCTTTGACCACAACCCTGACCTTTAACATCTGCCCACCCCTCAGGTATCCGCCAGGCATGGTCGGCATGGCTCCCGGGGTTATCCCAGGTGGGCTAGAGGGCATGGTGCCTGGGGGGCTACCCATCGCCCACTCCCTGCCCTCTGGTACCCACCCGTCCCAGGCACCCTCGCCCAACCAGCCAGCCTCCAAGCACGGACACGGGGAGGGCAGAGAGCACCTGACCGAGCAATAGCACCCAGACCCGCCCAGGCAGCAGCCCGACCAGCTGGCAGTGAGGACAACAGCAGCACACTCAACCCAACCAAGACTCAAAACCAAACCCCATAAACCAACCAACGAAAGCCACATGGGACCAAGAGACAGCAATGGAACCTGGCTGATGTGAGCTGTCAGTTTATGGGAGTTACACCCGACCGGGAATGAAGAAGCGGATTTGTACTTAATAGCATTTTGGTTTTTACTCTCTTGTTTGTTCTTACTGTGTCTCCGGGTTCAGTGACAGGCTTCCTCAGAGCTCTGTGTCGTTTTACTTCTTGAAACAGCCCATTTGGTTTGTCGTGCGGTACCAGTCTTGGGATCCTGGGAGAATGGCGAGCAGAGGACACTCAGTCCCCACCAACACCTCAGACCACCGGAAGACTTCCTGCTTCCTGACCAATGGGAGAACACCAGAGAAACTTTTGACATCATGTGATACTGGACCTCAACTCCCTCCTCCTCAACCCCCCCTTAGATATCTGTGTGTTATAAGCTCTACTTTAGGTCTATTCTGTATTACACCCctaatgacaatatttttcttttgatcTTCAGTGTAAACGGCAGAATTTAGACAAAAAAAGTATaaactatatatatttatcattCATCAAACCCAAAGGAAGATAATTACCAATTGCTTTATCATCAGTAACAGTAATCTATACAAGTGAGCGTTAGCCCTTTCCTGACCAGTTGTCATGGCGTCATACAAATCTTTGGTTTTTTTTACCCTTCAGTTTAAAATGCCAGCAGAGAGAGCTGTTGCACTGCACAAGGTTGGTGGACATCAGCCACCTAGGGCTCTGGTTGAAATGCTGTTTTCTGTCCTTAGCCACAGAGTATCCTCAACACCAACATTTTGAATTACAAAAGGGCCTGTCTTTGCTAAATACTGACACTACACCAATAAGAGTCCCTGAACTGGAGATATTCTTATAAAGGCCTGTTTTCAATCACATCCGATATATACCAGTGTTTTACAGTGCCtgaccaaatatatttatttgagcAATTTAGGTACAGGATTAAAATACTACTCCATGTTGTCCATGACAGTCAGGTTCATCAACTCCTACTGACTGTGTCACTACAAGATTCTTTGACCTGATTCATTGGGGGTGGAATTATACAACTACATTATGCCTGTTCATTATTTGTCAAGAAGATAACATTCTGTGCAGCTgtcaagaaaagaaaatgttattcacTCAGGAGGAAGATTTTTACTTCTCCCATCGTTTTGCAAGAGAGCACAGTATTCATTTTTTTCACAAtcacagaaaaaatatttgtgtgtttgtctcttaaCAAAATGAACAAGTCTGACCGATTCTCTCCCTGACCGTCTCACCCATTGGGCAGTTTGGTTGATCTCTGTGATCAGGAAAGGGTTAATGCTGAGCTTCACTCCTTTATTACTCAGGAAAACCCCTTTTTGCAgatattgtttttttcccccccaaaacGTTTCTTTTGTCTTGAGAAAGAAAACCAATATCTGGGTCGTTTCcaggacaggtgtcttttctcGTCCTCCGTATGTCGTTAGTCCTTCATTGTGGTATTTTTATATAACAAGGCGTGTCCCGTTTGGTGTTAA
This genomic interval carries:
- the LOC105009368 gene encoding C-terminal-binding protein 2 isoform X4, translating into MNGPMHPRPLVALLDGRDCTVEMPILKDLATVAFCDAQSTQEIHEKVLNEAVGAMMYHTITLTREDLEKFKALRIIIRIGSGYDNIDIKAAGELGIAVCNIPSACVEETADSTMCHILNLYRRNTWLYQALREGTRVQSVEQIREVASGAARIRGETLGLIGFGRSGQAVAVRAKVFGFNVIFYDPYLQDGLERSLGVQRVYTLQDLLYQSDCVSLHCNLNEHNHHLINDFTIKQMRQGAFLVNAARGGLVDEKALAQALKEGRIRGAALDVHETEPFSFAAGPLKDAPNLICTPHTAWYSEQASLEMREAAATEIRRAITGRIPDSLRNCVNKEFFVTNGQWAVIDQQGVHPELNGAPYRYPPGMVGMAPGVIPGGLEGMVPGGLPIAHSLPSGTHPSQAPSPNQPASKHGHGEGREHLTEQ
- the LOC105009368 gene encoding C-terminal-binding protein 2 isoform X2, with product MALTDKHKVKRQRLDRICEGIRPQIMNGPMHPRPLVALLDGRDCTVEMPILKDLATVAFCDAQSTQEIHEKVLNEAVGAMMYHTITLTREDLEKFKALRIIIRIGSGYDNIDIKAAGELGIAVCNIPSACVEETADSTMCHILNLYRRNTWLYQALREGTRVQSVEQIREVASGAARIRGETLGLIGFGRSGQAVAVRAKVFGFNVIFYDPYLQDGLERSLGVQRVYTLQDLLYQSDCVSLHCNLNEHNHHLINDFTIKQMRQGAFLVNAARGGLVDEKALAQALKEGRIRGAALDVHETEPFSFAAGPLKDAPNLICTPHTAWYSEQASLEMREAAATEIRRAITGRIPDSLRNCVNKEFFVTNGQWAVIDQQGVHPELNGAPYRYPPGMVGMAPGVIPGGLEGMVPGGLPIAHSLPSGTHPSQAPSPNQPASKHGHGEGREHLTEQ
- the LOC105009368 gene encoding C-terminal-binding protein 2 isoform X3, whose protein sequence is MELSVNAVAQSSAGIRPQIMNGPMHPRPLVALLDGRDCTVEMPILKDLATVAFCDAQSTQEIHEKVLNEAVGAMMYHTITLTREDLEKFKALRIIIRIGSGYDNIDIKAAGELGIAVCNIPSACVEETADSTMCHILNLYRRNTWLYQALREGTRVQSVEQIREVASGAARIRGETLGLIGFGRSGQAVAVRAKVFGFNVIFYDPYLQDGLERSLGVQRVYTLQDLLYQSDCVSLHCNLNEHNHHLINDFTIKQMRQGAFLVNAARGGLVDEKALAQALKEGRIRGAALDVHETEPFSFAAGPLKDAPNLICTPHTAWYSEQASLEMREAAATEIRRAITGRIPDSLRNCVNKEFFVTNGQWAVIDQQGVHPELNGAPYRYPPGMVGMAPGVIPGGLEGMVPGGLPIAHSLPSGTHPSQAPSPNQPASKHGHGEGREHLTEQ